In the genome of bacterium, the window ATGAAAGGTCCGAACATCATCCACGTCCCCACCTCGCAGCAGTCGGGCCACCTCCTCCTCGCAGGGATTTGGTGACCCAGATTCAGTCGGGGTGGGGAATTTTACTCCGGCTCTTTGAGGAGTCTAGCACCGGTCGTGACAGCCCATCCCGTCGCCTTCCCGGCCCATCGGCCATCTGACCCAGTTCAACCAGCGTTGGGGCCTGGCGGTCGAGAGCCCCATGAAAGCGCGCGGGTCCTTCGTGTGTTGAGTCGTTGGAGAAGCCGACGCCCCGAAGCCACGCGGGGCCGGGAAAAGGATATCGAACTCCGGCGCCACGCACTGGCGCAATGTCCGCGATGGCCGTTCGGGTGGTCGAGCAATAGCTGCGGTCCTACCACTCCTAAACGAGGATCGAAGTCCCACGAACGACCCCTTCGCATAACCTCGAGCCGATCGGTGCCACCGTCGTGGACGGGCGTGCCGGCGCTGTGTCTGGGCGAGGGACCGTGATGCGGGGAGAGACAACCCCGCGCACCTCAAAGGCCCGTCGTCAACGGACTGAGGATCCAATGCTCCCGGTCCAAGGGCACAGGGAGGAGGCTGTGGAGCCATCCCGGGAACAACTTGAGCACTTAGTGAACCACATCCGCGAGGTCTTCTTCGTTAGCACACCTGAGCCCGTCCGTGTCACATACGTCAGCCCGGCCTACGAGGAGATCTGGGGCAGACCCCGTGAGGAAGTGTACCGACGGCCGGCGGCATGGATCGAGTCGATCCATCCAGAGGATCGCGAACGGGCCATCGACGTCTTTACCGCCTCGCAGCGGGGCGAACCGACTCGAATGGAGTACCGGATCGTGCGACCGGACGGTTCCACGCGCTGGATCAGCAACCGTACGTTTCCAGTCCACGATTCTGCCGGCAAGTTCACTGAAGTCGTCGGTGTCGCCGAGGATATCACCGACTACAAGCGCGTCGAGCAGACCTTGCGGGAGAGCTTGGAGCAGACGCAACAGGTTCAGGAGCAGCTCGCTATCGACGTTCCAGAGCGTACGCAAGCGGAGGCGCGACTGAGAGCGCTCAACGACATCATGGCCGCCGCAGCCGGCGCGGCGGACCTGCGGACGTTTCTCGGGACGCTGCTCGATCGGGCGCTGACGGTCCTGGAAGGTGAGCGCGGTGGTATCTGGCTTGGCACGAATCCCGACAGACACGTGACGCGAAACATGGCGCCGGAGCTGAGCACAGAGGTGGTCGCCACGGCGTCCGCTGCCGGATTGGATTTCACTCGGGTCGTCGCGGTGGAGGACTGGGACACTCTCACAGGCCCAACTGCGGAGGCGCTCAGGCCCGTGCTACAGCGCGCCGGCGCAGCCGGGGCTTCGTTGACCGGGCCGATACTCCTGGGCGGTCGTATGATCGGTGGGTTCGCGATCGCAACATCGCGGCCACGGCGTTGGTCGTCGCAGGAGATCCAGTTGGTCGAGGCGATCGGTAAGCAGGTCGGGGCCGTTGCGGAGCGCCTGCGCCTGTTGGACGAGGTACGCGTTCACGCGCACAACATGGAGGCCCTTCATAGTGTAGGTGTGGCTCTCCGCGGGGTCGATCGTCTCGACGACGTGTACGCAATCATCGTGGAGCAGGCGATGGCGCTGCTGCACGGCGATCACGCCGCCCTCGTGCTCATTGAACCGGATGACGTCAACTTTCGATGTGCATGCGTCCGGGGGATCGCAACCATACCGCAAGGCGCGGTGTTCCCTGTCGCAGGGAGTCTCTCCGGAATGGCTATCCACCAGGGTGGCGTCTTTCTTACACCCGATCTGTCCGCGGAACCCCCATCGGTAGCCGGCGCCTCGCCCGGGAGTGGCCTCATGGGTCCGTGTATTTCGGTTCCGATGCGGGAAGGCGATCGGGTAATCGGCGCGCTCATCATCGCTCGGCAGCGCGGGGCCCAGTATGGTCCATTCACCCCCCAAGCGGTGGGAGTCGTCACGACACTTGCGGACCTGGCGAGCCACGCCATCCATCGTACGCAACTGGCCCATCAGATCGCCCAGGAACTCGCACATGTCCGCACGCTGCACGAGAGCGCCCAACGCATGGTCGAGACCTTGGATCTTCAGCGGCTCGCGGACGAAGCGGTCGCACTGTGCGTGGGGGCGCTTGGTGTGACCTTCGCCTGGACCGCGAAGTTTGACGACTCTGGTGTGCCACGGGGTCTCGCGTGTTTCCCTGCCAATACCGACATCCCCGTATCCGTGCCAGCCGGCTGGGCCGGGTCGGAGATCGAGACACGTGTCAAGGAACGATTCGCCACCGGAGATCCGTTTGTGGTGCCCGATTTCAATGCCACTGCCGCGCCGCCGGTCCCATGGATGCCAGCGCTTCGGGCGCTGGGGCTTCAGACCGTGGCGGCGCTCCCCCTGGCCGGCCGGAATGGGCTCTTTGGGCTACTGGCGTTGTATTCTGACCGTGCGGGGTTCTTCACGCCCGAGCGCGTGGCGTTCTTCCGAGCGTATACCCACCAGTTGGGGGCATTTTTGGAGAACGCTCGCCTGTATCACGAGACCGTCCACCGATCGGCGCAGCTTCAGGCGCTTCGGGAGATTGACCAAGCGATCACCGGGAGCCTGGACCTCGGTCTCAGTCTCAACGTGG includes:
- a CDS encoding HD domain-containing phosphohydrolase — encoded protein: MEPSREQLEHLVNHIREVFFVSTPEPVRVTYVSPAYEEIWGRPREEVYRRPAAWIESIHPEDRERAIDVFTASQRGEPTRMEYRIVRPDGSTRWISNRTFPVHDSAGKFTEVVGVAEDITDYKRVEQTLRESLEQTQQVQEQLAIDVPERTQAEARLRALNDIMAAAAGAADLRTFLGTLLDRALTVLEGERGGIWLGTNPDRHVTRNMAPELSTEVVATASAAGLDFTRVVAVEDWDTLTGPTAEALRPVLQRAGAAGASLTGPILLGGRMIGGFAIATSRPRRWSSQEIQLVEAIGKQVGAVAERLRLLDEVRVHAHNMEALHSVGVALRGVDRLDDVYAIIVEQAMALLHGDHAALVLIEPDDVNFRCACVRGIATIPQGAVFPVAGSLSGMAIHQGGVFLTPDLSAEPPSVAGASPGSGLMGPCISVPMREGDRVIGALIIARQRGAQYGPFTPQAVGVVTTLADLASHAIHRTQLAHQIAQELAHVRTLHESAQRMVETLDLQRLADEAVALCVGALGVTFAWTAKFDDSGVPRGLACFPANTDIPVSVPAGWAGSEIETRVKERFATGDPFVVPDFNATAAPPVPWMPALRALGLQTVAALPLAGRNGLFGLLALYSDRAGFFTPERVAFFRAYTHQLGAFLENARLYHETVHRSAQLQALREIDQAITGSLDLGLSLNVVLASTMAQLQADAACVLLFNPHLQVLEYAAEHGFRTAVLRNMRAYDTTLAGWAHALELRDKETEGHTQRVAETAVRLATKLGIPDTELVHIRRGALLHDIGKMAISDTLLLKPGPLTSEERATMELHPEHAYHLLAPIQFLRQALDIPYCHHEKWDGTGYPRGLKGMDIPLAARIFAVVDVWDALTSKRPYRAAWSTERARKHIAERAGTHFDPDIVTAFLEMLEEHEAPARGHRTGRH